GAAATGCACTTTGTCAGTTTTATATGAATATAATTGCTGTATTTGAATAGAAATTCGATAAACATCAATGAACTGGTTGATATTGTTTACAGATGGGTTGATGTAGGGTTTATATCAAGCAAATGTAACTTCAATGGGAGCTAAAAACGCAAAGTATACAGCTGAGGCTATCCAATTAACATGTTTCAAAGGTTACATTTTCTTGATCGTATGATGAAACCAAAAACACATTGCTATGTGTATAGGCTTAGTGACTCATTTATTTGGAAAGAATATCCCCATCTCTAAAGTTTGAAAGGTCATGTCCTGATGTGACCCATATTATTTACATGAGTGGTCAGAGCATATGAGGTCACTGGTAGAAATGAATTATGAAGTCTTTGTGACTGCACAGTTAAGCTTGGAGATGTTTTTGAAGCACTACAGCGAATCAAGTATCCAAAAATAAATCTCATTTTCAAATGTTTATGACCCCTAAAAAAGCCACATTGAGTGTGTGTTTGCCCAGCAGTATTTATTTGAAGCTCATGGCACTTTGCCTTCAAGAGTCACGGACTCGTGTTTCATTTTACACTAGTACTCATCACTCGCACAGGGTCCATTTTCATGGCTGAAGATAGCACGGCAGGTTCTGAACACACAGTTCTAGTATAAGCAACCTGTAATTAACAGTTTGTACAGAACTGGTTATATTGTGTCACGAACcaacgggtgtgaacccactgtgccacatatCCTACCTCCTCTACGgccgttgtctaagtgaacccctcgatacttcacagtacccctgatggtggggatagactttcctgaggggaacaccaggtcgctacctcttgaggaggataggcacatgaggaagctggtccaggcggaccaggagaaaCCTGAGAAAGGTATCAAAAGTACAAGCGATGTCAGCAGGCGGggttgttaccaggagcaacagtgcaggaccgaaggatgaggcagaggcatagtcagacaggcaaaaggtcagggcaggtggcacaggtacaggtcaggcaatccggatcagcaacaggagagtcaaggcaagcaggcagcgATCAGacaggtagcagaatccaggaacacaatacgagtcaggaacacaggaacacaagtggttatcagaAACTtaccaggacacaaggaccttgacactgaggcatctgggaagggggctgagacaCTTATATaagtgcaggagggctaggaggtcacatgatctaacccataaatcCCAGGAAATGACGCGCGCCGGCCCTAAGGGAAGTGCTGCAAGAAACAAACAGAAAGCATACTGTGGCCAGGGccgagaggaaactgtggagcggatcccagaacaatagtagctacacagacagagcccaggactgcagcggtgaatgggaagcaccggccacagatcactgctgaacacggTGCCCGGGaacgcggcggtaagcaggggaataGTGGtgtacagcagccgctgttacatatTGTAATGGAATGTTGTGCAAACTTGATTTATACAGATTTATTACTATACCTCTTGTTAATCATTAGTCTAATTTTAGTTTCTTGAGATGAAGATGCACTTTTTCTTTTACCTATATCTATTCTTGTATAGCAAAATTACCTTTGAGCAGCGCTCGCGTTGTCCACTCCAACTGATGCACACTACGATCAAAAGTTAAGTACAAGGTGATAGCAAACAACAGAAGCAGACGTTGGGTGAAATATTCCTTTAAACCAACATACAACATTTTTGCTAGCGCTATTCTCAATGAAGACATAAGGTTTGCCATAATGTTATATATTGGGTTAATGGAGTTTTTTAACCTAACTTTTGCTTCTGATGTGTGCTATCACCAACCTTGCACTTGACCTTCATCTTGTATGGCACCATATCTTTTCTTATTGCACCTACCATTTTATTTGACGGTATGCCATTTGTCACTGCACTTTACAAGCCATATTACACAATGAATACTGCCATGATTACTCCTTTTTCACCCCTTTTGAATTTGACAACCCTAATGGTAGTCAGTTTGGATAGGGGGCAGGATAATAATTTTCAGAACAGTATTTTCAAATAAATTCTAtccaccatttaaaggggttgcctcacttcagcaaatggtatttatcatgaaTTGGagttgatacaaggcacttactaatgtattgtccatattgcctcctttgacggttggattcattttttccatcatattatacagtgcttatttccatggttgaccagcctgtaatccatcagcggtggccgtgcttgcacactaaaaaGAAAAGACACCCAGGACCGTGGGAGTGCGCATAGACATGCATTCGCCACAGTTACCATCCCGGACagcccctggatacgagcagtgtataacgagatggaaaaattaatccagccagtaaagggggcaatatggacCAACATAATACATTAGTATCTTGTATTAACTCTGTCTACATTATAAACACCATTtcctgaagtgaaacaacccctttagcaGCAGCTTTGTTTGTTAAAAACTTGTACACCCCATGAAATAACTATTCGccagcatcttttcttataactgtTCATTATGCAGTTCatcttattcctcctggaaatatatTAATTAGACTGTGCCAGTATAGGGTACTACCCCATGGAAAAGTAATGTCCAGCTGTCAATTCATTAAAGTTCTGCTATATACTCTATGCctaaagattttaattttttttttgcaggtgcaGCCTCTTCATCGGAATAACATCACCCAACACATTAGAGAGAAAAGTCCATTTGAAGATCCATTCTTTATTGTGGAAACAATATGTATCTGTTGGTTCTCTTTTGAACTCTCTGTCCGTTTCATTGCTTGTCCCAGCAAAGCTGCCTTCTTCAAAGATATCATGAACATGATTGACTTTGTAGCTATAATACCATACTTTGTTGCTCTAGGCACAGAACTAGCTCGCCACAGAGGTGTGGGCCAACCAGCTATGTCATTGGCCATTCTCAGGGTAATCCGTTTGGTGAGAGTCTTCCGTATCTTCAAGCTGTCCCGACACTCCAAGGGATTACAGATATTGGGACAGACACTGAAAGCAAGTATGCGAGAACTTGGGCTtcttatattttttctgtttattGGAGTTATACTCTTCTCCAGTTCAGTATACTTTGCAGAAGCAGATCATGAAGACACCAAGTTTACCAGTATCCCTGAAGCATTCTGGTGGGCTGTAGTAACAATGACAACAGTGGGCTATGGAGATATGTCTCCTGAGACTGTTGGTGGTAAACTGGTGGGCTCACTCTGTGCTATTGCTGGTGTGTTGACCATCTCTcttcctgtgccagtcattgtatCCAACTTCAGTTATTTCTATCATCGTGAGACAGAGTGCTCAGATACAGGCCAGTATAGTCATGTTGGTTCATGTCCTAATGGTCCACCCCATACTCCAAAAACCGGAGGGAAGGAAAAAAGTCCCAAACTGGATAAGAATTTATATAGCAATTCCAACGCAGAATACCTGGATGGACTTGGTCCTGTGGATGGCAAATGTGCAAACTCTGGACAGTCACATATTATAACTGAAGTGTGACGTACGCAACTGTGGCTTTTTCCCATCCAGTAgcatttcatcatcatcatcatcatttcaTCATACTTAATTTTGGAGTCTTAAATAAAGAGTATTGTGGCCAATTGGTTGGAGAAAATATGAATAGTATACTGCTGAATTTTTAAAACACTTACTTTAAATTAGAAAGAACATTGGAAGTATAGTAATGGCTTTTGGCAATCTTTAGAAAAACAAGGTTTCCACAGAAAAAGATATAGAATTGGGGTAGACATAAGAATTTTTTAAAGAAACGTATAACATGAGCATTGTAGTGAAGAATACTGGATTGCAAATTTAGCACTTACTCTTGGCCATTGGAAGGTTCTACAACAAGTTGAAGAGCGAAGAATCCAGCAATTATGGCATACTGCACTATTAAAGTACATGTGTTGGACACTTCAGGGTAACAGTGAGATCAGGCTCAAATGATGACAATTGACTAAACTGACAAATAGGACAACAAAGGTACTGTAGCTGAGGGCGAAGGTGCAGAATGTGCATCATCTGTCTAGTCTCCAAAGACAGCACAGGAAGCTGATTGTATGGTAGCTTTATACTACACTGCTGAATGTTAGCTATTATAATAATGTGATCATTACAGACTGGAAAATTTAGTGTTCACCTAGAAGGGAACCGGAAAAGTTATGTTTGTGAAACATTTTATTTAATCCATTTTAACAGTCTTTCAGTTTACAaacatatttgtaattttttatagACAGTATGAGCTTTGTCTTTGAAGAACACTGCACTACACAAGGGTGATTCCTATATGAATAGGTCTTGAGAAAGAATCTCAAGGCAAAATATACTAGTGGCATAACTAGTTATGCTCATTTCACTGTTATTTCC
The Bufo gargarizans isolate SCDJY-AF-19 chromosome 2, ASM1485885v1, whole genome shotgun sequence genome window above contains:
- the LOC122928613 gene encoding potassium voltage-gated channel subfamily A member 7-like — its product is MENGDEVIGSSNLMVISEEKKYERCRQKDCCERVVINVSGLRFETQIRTLSRFPDTLLGDPRRRMRFFDPLRNEYFFDRNRPCFDSILYFYQSGGRLRRPTNVPLDVFMEELVFYQLGDDVIRKFREDEGFPKDEERLLPECEFLKQVWLLFEHPDSSSAARIIAIISVMVILISIVIFCLETLPEFRDERDLSLPVQPLHRNNITQHIREKSPFEDPFFIVETICICWFSFELSVRFIACPSKAAFFKDIMNMIDFVAIIPYFVALGTELARHRGVGQPAMSLAILRVIRLVRVFRIFKLSRHSKGLQILGQTLKASMRELGLLIFFLFIGVILFSSSVYFAEADHEDTKFTSIPEAFWWAVVTMTTVGYGDMSPETVGGKLVGSLCAIAGVLTISLPVPVIVSNFSYFYHRETECSDTGQYSHVGSCPNGPPHTPKTGGKEKSPKLDKNLYSNSNAEYLDGLGPVDGKCANSGQSHIITEV